From a single Nicotiana tomentosiformis chromosome 2, ASM39032v3, whole genome shotgun sequence genomic region:
- the LOC138904784 gene encoding uncharacterized mitochondrial protein AtMg00750-like, translated as MNNILSHCYDGVVGGHYGGRKTATKVLEVGFFWPTLFKDTRNYVATCDKCQRIGNISKRGEMPLNSIFVCEIFDVWGIDFMGLFPPSNGYEYILVVVNYVSK; from the coding sequence ATGAACAACATCTTAAGTCACTGCTATGATGGGGTTGTAGGAGGACACTATGGAGGAAGAAAGACAGCAACTAAAGTACTTGAAGTTGGATTTTTCTGGCCTACTCTATTCAAAGATACAAGGAATTATGTCGCCACTTGTGATAAATGCCAGAGAATCGGTAACATTTCAAAAAGGGGCGAAATGCCTCTTAACTCTATTTTTGTGTGTGAAATCTTTGATGTAtggggcattgattttatgggtcttTTTCCTCCTTCAAACGGCTATGAATATATTTTGGTAGTTGTTAACTATGTTTCAAAATAG